The sequence ACGCCCCGCTACCTGCCACGACGTGGGCAGAGTCCTCATCACTGGCCAGGCATACACCCGTCCCGCCCACCACAAGGTCGGCACCAAACCCCGACGAAACGGTTAAAAAACAAGCTAACAGGCTCAGTCCCGTCTCTGCGAAGCAGCCGACCATGCTCCAGAGATCAATTGCGGGACAAGCCTTGGGGGCGAGCGCCGTCACGTCATGGGTGGCCGCCATGTCGATGACGACCAGCCCCGGCTCCTTCACGTGCCTCTCGTTGATCGGGTCCGTGTACGGCATCACGTCGCACGGGCCGGGCGATTTCCGCGGTTCCGGAGTGATCACCCGACCGAGTGCGGGGCCCGGAGCTCCCGCGGCGGCCCGGTACGTCGCGGGCCGCTGCGGCTGGGGTCGCCGGTTCTCACTTCCTGTCTTCCCTGCCCCCGGCGGCGACCAGCTCGTGGCAGACGGGGCATTGAGCGGTGCCCTGAAGTACCGACCGGAGTCGGAATCGGCTGACCGTGTCACACGGAATGTGCCGGGCGGACCACGGGGCCACCGGCCCGGGAAACTTGTCGAGCGCGATGAGGCCAGCCTCCCGCATGCGGGCCTTGGCCTCGGGTGCCTGCCTCCGTATCGCCCTCCTGGCCGCTCTGCGGTCCCTCTCCCGCGCGGCCAGGCGCCTCTCGTGCACGCGTCTCCATGCCTGCGTCCACATGAGGAACTGCGTGTCCAGGACCTCGCACGCGATCAGATACGC is a genomic window of Streptomyces sp. NBC_01237 containing:
- a CDS encoding DUF6207 family protein, whose product is MPYTDPINERHVKEPGLVVIDMAATHDVTALAPKACPAIDLWSMVGCFAETGLSLLACFLTVSSGFGADLVVGGTGVCLASDEDSAHVVAGSGASVL